In Erigeron canadensis isolate Cc75 chromosome 8, C_canadensis_v1, whole genome shotgun sequence, the DNA window TACTCTGTATATACCTGTTATGTCATTCCTTTCATTAATACGAGTAGTAAGCTTTTATTGATTCAAAACTACATAGAAATTGCTTATTTGTCATACTTCAAGTAGTCATGTCACATGAATGTAATATgtaattgaatttttttgaGACAAATAAACCTTAAAAGTGTGTTAGAACTATTTATATTAATCTATTGATTGAATTTCCAAAAGGGGAACTTGGCTTACCAACGGCGATGGCGTAAAGAATGGAGGCCAAGTTTTTCGGTAAGTTCAGAAACCTTCATAGCGTTTGGAAGATCTTGTTTATTGGCAAACACGAGTATTGTGGCTTCACGAAGCGCATCCTATCAAAAggtatatgttttgttaataaaCTAGAATGGTACTCGCATGATGTAAAGATTAATGTAGCGTACCTCATTCAGTATGCGGTGAAGCTCATCTCTAGCTTCTGTGATTCTATCTCGATCATTGCTATCAACCACGAATATAAGCCCTTGTGTGTTTTGAAAATAGTGTCTCCACAACGGCCGGATCTTCACATAACATAAAATTGTTAACACAAAAGATAACAACTGATCAACTTGTTAATAAACTAACATGACACTCGCATGATgcttttataaaaaatgtataattgAACTATTTTATGGTCATGAATTTTTGCATACCTTGTCTTGTCCTCCAACATCCCATACAGTAAAGCTAACATCCTTGTACTCCACGGTCTCGACGTTAAAACCTGGTTTcattaaattcataaaatattatttagtcAAAAGATCGATTTAAAGCATTTGGTATGCAACGGGGTTGAGCTAGCTACCGATTGTTGGAATGGTAGTAACGATCTCTCCAAGTTTAAGCTTGTAAAGAATGGTGGTTTTGCCTGCAGCATCAAGTCCTACCATCAAAATCCTCATTTCCTTCTTTGCAAATAACATCCTTACCAATCGTGATATTGTCATCCCCATTGTCTCTCCGAAA includes these proteins:
- the LOC122579124 gene encoding ADP-ribosylation factor 1-like, translating into MGMTISRLVRMLFAKKEMRILMVGLDAAGKTTILYKLKLGEIVTTIPTIGFNVETVEYKDVSFTVWDVGGQDKIRPLWRHYFQNTQGLIFVVDSNDRDRITEARDELHRILNEDALREATILVFANKQDLPNAMKVSELTEKLGLHSLRHRRWYIQSTCATSGEGLYEGLDWLSSNISAKG